In the genome of Aequorivita sp. H23M31, the window TATTTGGGTGCAGGTGAATTTTATTGCGAATATGGAAATTTTGATGTCAAGATTACCGCTCCTGCAAACCATACCGTGGTTTGTTCTGGTGTTCTACAAAATCCAAAGGAAGTGCTAACCAAAACCCAACAAGAACGTTGGGCCGAAGCTGAGAAAAGCGATAAAACCGTTTATGTAATTAAACCAAGCGAAGTTGGTAAGCCATCGGCACACGTTAAGAATAGTGGGATGCTTACCTGGCATTTTAAAATGGAAAACACGCGCGATGTGGCTTGGGCTTCTTCTCAAGCCTTTATTTGGGATGCTGCAAAAATGAATCTAGGTGATGGGAAGTCAGGATTGGCACAATCAGTTTATCCAAAAGAAAGTGACGGAAAAAACGCTTGGAACCGTTCGACGGAATATACCAAGGCCGCAGTTGAATTTTATTCAAATACCTATTACACTTATCCGTACCATAATGCTATAAACGTGGCGGCCAATGTGGGAGGAATGGAATATCCTGGAGTAAGTTTTTGCGGATACAAGAGTACCGCATCCAGTCTTTGGGGAGTTACCGATCACGAATTTGGGCATAACTGGTTCCCGATGATTGTTGGAAGCAACGAGCGCAGGTATCCGTGGATGGATGAAGGGTTGAATACTTTTATCAACCATTATAGTACCGTTTCGTTCAATAATGGCGAATACGATACGAGAATGGAAGGTCCACGAAATTTAATTCCTTATTTAAAATCTGATACTCGTGAGGGAATTGACACTTCTCCTGAAGTTGCAGGTGCTCGTAACTTGGCTTATACCGCATATTATAAACCTTTTGCAGGTCTTTATTTACTTCGTGAATATATTTTGGGTCACGAAAGATTTGACTATGCTTTTAAAAGTTATATCAAAACCTGGGCGTACAAACATCCACAACCCAATGATTTTTTCAACCATATAGAAAGTGCCGCCGGTGAGGATTTGGATTGGTTCTGGAAAGGATGGTTTTATGGAAATGGAAATATTGATATTGGAATTAGTTCCGTTAAGCCTTATACCAATGGGGGATATCTAATTACCGTGGAAAATAATGGACAGATCCCGATGCCTGTGGAACTTCAGGTTATTTATTCTGACGATTCTACTGAGTCGGTCAAACTTCCTGTAGAAATTTGGCAGCGAGGAAATAGTTGGACACATCTTTTAAAAACGACCAAGGAAGTTAAGCGCGTGGTATTCGATCCCAACAAAATTGTGCCAGACGTAAATATTTTGAACGATACTTGGAATAAGCTGTAGCGTACGGATTTATACACTTAAAGAAACTGTATCAAAACTGCCTGTTAACTTTTTGTCCGGTCGAGCGCAGTCGAGACCTTATTCATTATCAGCAATTAACGGTTCTTGATGCGCTTGAATAAGTATTGAAAATAAGTTTTGGGACAGCCCACTTGTGGTAACTGATCTTTGAAAGAAATAAATTGGGATTTGTTTAATTCATTGTTCTTCTTTCAGAAAAAAAATGCTTCCGAAGTTTAAAGCTTTTGAAGCATTTTTTATGAATTGGCTAAAATGATTTTATGTGTCGAAATTGCTTCCCTATTGGGATTTAAGTGTTTTTCTCCAAATTTAGTTTATTCCTGTTTCCTCCATTCGTCGATTATATCTTTACTCGCGGCATCTTTTTGAACCTTAATAGACCAGGGATTACTTTCGTCTTTTTGAACTTCGATTGACTGTGGATTATCTCCGTCCTCTTGAACTTCAATCGACCATGGGTTGTTTTCATCCTTTTGGACTTCGATTGTCCGTGGACTATCTTCGTTCTTTTGAACTTCAATTGACCATGGATTATTTTCATCCTTTTCCGCATTGGCGTTAGCCTTTGTAAAAT includes:
- a CDS encoding M1 family metallopeptidase; translation: MNYFKSSLFLTLLVSVFSLSIFAQEVDYGNQHLFDQFTYRQGNVYRTASGKPGPEYWQNSADYVLDATLDEKSHTVTGNVIIHYTNNSPESLDFIWLYVEQNRFTENSRGTLTTPVQGNRYSGDIEGGFELSAVSAKTKTGTSSKYLIDDTRMQVFLDQPLAAKGGEVTIEMSFKFKVPVHGMDRMGRLDIKDGTIYAIAQWYPRVAVFDDVVGWNTEPYLGAGEFYCEYGNFDVKITAPANHTVVCSGVLQNPKEVLTKTQQERWAEAEKSDKTVYVIKPSEVGKPSAHVKNSGMLTWHFKMENTRDVAWASSQAFIWDAAKMNLGDGKSGLAQSVYPKESDGKNAWNRSTEYTKAAVEFYSNTYYTYPYHNAINVAANVGGMEYPGVSFCGYKSTASSLWGVTDHEFGHNWFPMIVGSNERRYPWMDEGLNTFINHYSTVSFNNGEYDTRMEGPRNLIPYLKSDTREGIDTSPEVAGARNLAYTAYYKPFAGLYLLREYILGHERFDYAFKSYIKTWAYKHPQPNDFFNHIESAAGEDLDWFWKGWFYGNGNIDIGISSVKPYTNGGYLITVENNGQIPMPVELQVIYSDDSTESVKLPVEIWQRGNSWTHLLKTTKEVKRVVFDPNKIVPDVNILNDTWNKL